From the Theobroma cacao cultivar B97-61/B2 chromosome 2, Criollo_cocoa_genome_V2, whole genome shotgun sequence genome, one window contains:
- the LOC18608210 gene encoding uncharacterized protein LOC18608210 has translation MDGSTAEAERWLSIAEKLLASRDLQGTRTFAIRARESAPVLADQILAVTDTLLTAQANPQDWYGILQLVPLTQSMEVVASQYRKLALLLNPGKNRLSFADQAFRVVSEAWNVLSNPSKKTLYDNELRFLQFGHVSQISQQQPQTQALFMQPPPPKGTQTLFMQTPQRDTPAQITQPLFVRRSPRKNNSKDENAALEGGGQLGLNNNHKDSTRQTESAWTGQINQIGLTGPGQINQTGSVGSSQISRPEPTRTSQINQTGTASSSQFNGTEPTRTGKINRTATPSTEHSRTESTGVARKTDSTRPSEASENEGPTFWTACPYCYVLYEYPKAYEDCTLRCQTKSCRRAFHAVVIPSPPVNGKDTYFCCWGFFPLGFSGNGKNMGGNFPSWSPISTMFACPNNKNVEKQKTAKKSAPRVFYDEHDVYVEISDSSVSSEEEEDDDDDDEWQNERRKKKAKNAKGKGSVGKNAKKPQSERVKKGSNEQVNVSHGGNLSGASMVRDGMPTAESSRRGVGSSGRKQMGRGAKDLGKLDLNVEFSNEVDEPAPGRNEGNHAGYGEEDNSEGNAFFEGLDEFLSSLPILSVVGDDKVKAT, from the coding sequence ATGGACGGTAGCACGGCCGAGGCCGAGAGGTGGCTAAGCATAGCGGAGAAACTACTGGCGTCGCGTGATTTGCAGGGGACCAGAACCTTCGCGATCCGAGCTCGAGAATCGGCCCCTGTCCTGGCGGACCAAATCCTCGCCGTAACCGACACTCTCTTAACCGCCCAAGCCAACCCTCAAGACTGGTACGGGATTCTCCAACTCGTTCCCTTAACTCAGTCCATGGAAGTCGTGGCGAGTCAGTACAGGAAACTCGCTCTCCTATTAAATCCTGGGAAGAACAGGCTCTCTTTCGCGGATCAGGCGTTTCGAGTCGTTTCTGAAGCTTGGAATGTGTTGTCGAATCCTTCTAAGAAGACCCTTTATGATAACGAGTTGAGGTTCCTTCAGTTTGGTCATGTGAGTCAAATCAGTCAACAACAACCGCAAACGCAGGCGCTGTTTATGCAACCACCACCGCCGAAAGGGACGCAAACGCTATTTATGCAAACACCACAGAGAGATACGCCAGCGCAAATTACGCAACCGCTATTTGTGAGGAGAAGCCctagaaaaaataatagtaaagaTGAAAATGCTGCATTAGAAGGAGGAGGGCAGTTGGGTTTAAATAATAATCACAAGGATTCCACTCGGCAGACTGAATCAGCTTGGACGGGGCAGATTAATCAGATAGGTTTAACTGGACCAGGGCAGATTAATCAGACAGGATCAGTTGGTTCGAGCCAGATTAGTCGGCCCGAGCCTACACGGACGAGCCAGATTAACCAGACAGGAACAGCTAGCTCGAGTCAGTTTAATGGGACTGAGCCGACTCGGACGGGTAAGATTAATCGGACAGCAACTCCTTCGACGGAGCATAGTCGGACAGAGTCAACTGGTGTGGCTCGGAAGACTGATTCGACTCGGCCTAGTGAAGCTTCTGAGAACGAGGGACCGACTTTCTGGACGGCTTGTCCGTACTGTTACGTTCTCTATGAGTACCCGAAGGCATACGAGGATTGTACTTTGAGGTGTCAGACTAAGAGTTGCAGGAGAGCTTTCCATGCAGTTGTGATACCATCACCGCCTGTGAACGGAAAGGACACGTATTTCTGCTGTTGGGGGTTTTTCCCATTAGGATTTTCGGGGAATGGAAAGAATATGGGTGGTAATTTTCCCAGTTGGTCACCTATTTCGACCATGTTTGCATGCCCTAACAACAAGAAtgttgaaaaacaaaagactGCCAAAAAGTCTGCTCCGAGAGTGTTTTATGATGAACATGATGTATATGTAGAGATATCTGATTCGAGTGTGAGTTCTGAGGAGGAggaggatgatgatgatgatgatgaatggCAGAATgagaggaggaagaagaaggcGAAGAATGCCAAAGGGAAAGGATCCGTGGGGAAAAATGCTAAGAAACCACagagtgagagagtgaaaaaggGGAGTAATGAGCAAGTTAATGTCAGTCACGGTGGGAATTTGAGTGGTGCGTCCATGGTGCGAGATGGTATGCCAACTGCTGAGTCGAGCAGAAGGGGAGTGGGAAGTAGTGGAAGGAAGCAGATGGGAAGAGGGGCAAAGGATTTGGGGAAGTTGGATTTGAATGTGGAGTTTAGTAATGAAGTGGATGAGCCGGCACCAGGGAGGAATGAGGGGAATCATGCTGGATATGGGGAGGAGGATAACAGTGAAGGGAATGCGTTTTTTGAGGGTCTTGATGAGTTTTTGAGTAGCTTGCCTATACTCTCAGTTGTTGGGGATGATAAAGTTAAGGCTACTTAG